The Sulfurospirillum sp. UCH001 genome segment ATCACATCATCAATATAAATAAAATCACGTAAAATTTTATCAGATCCGTAAAAAAGGCGTGGTGTTTTACCGCTTAAGATTTGAAGCCCTAGCTGCAAGACCATCGAAGCTGTTTTATTTTTAAAATACTCCCTTGGCCCATACACATTAAAATAACGTAACCCTATAACAGACATTGAAGGATGTTGTGCACAAAACCCACGAGCAAGATAATCCATGGAGAGCTTACTAAAGCCATACACATTTTGAGGCTGTTCATTGCCAACACGCTGAGGAGAAGGCGAATCCCCGTAAGTTGCACCACTTGAAGCGTAAACAACGACGGCATTGCTCTTTAACGCAAGTTCTAAGATAGACTTAAATGCATTCACATTCGTTTTAACCATAATACCTTGGTCTAAAACCGTAGTATCGGAAATGGCAGCTTCATGAAAAATATAATCGAATTTATAAGAGGTAAGTTTTGATAAGGCTGTTTCATCATTGATATCACCACTAATGACTTCGCCTTTAAAACCTATAAGATTTTTAAAGTGTCCAAAGCTCTTGAGATTGCCATTTGAAAAGGTTGCTTCACTTCTAAAAATATCAAAAACAACAACCTTGGC includes the following:
- the rfaD gene encoding ADP-glyceromanno-heptose 6-epimerase yields the protein MFNSKTVLITGGAGFIGSNLAFYFQENFPTAKVVVFDIFRSEATFSNGNLKSFGHFKNLIGFKGEVISGDINDETALSKLTSYKFDYIFHEAAISDTTVLDQGIMVKTNVNAFKSILELALKSNAVVVYASSGATYGDSPSPQRVGNEQPQNVYGFSKLSMDYLARGFCAQHPSMSVIGLRYFNVYGPREYFKNKTASMVLQLGLQILSGKTPRLFYGSDKILRDFIYIDDVIQANIKAALSGKCGVFNVGTAKPRSFQDIADILQKELGVNLGTEYFENPYIGAYQMHTEADIKTTREELGYAPSVSLEEGIKAYVPEIKRIYESEVKHG